aaacagaaccattacaagatacacaaaagtaaaccatgcatgaaacttgctccatccttcaattcatcatcctttgtgcacttgtctttgttgtgagtccatttgcttagctacaacaaaatttaaataattaattcttcaacttaaagttaatagtaaactaacaGAGTATGGAGAGAATAAGcccattaataattaaattacattAAACTGTCTGCCAACAAGAGACTAAGCAGAAATATCTACACAAATAAAATCTTCCATTCTGCTCTAATAGCATTGGTAGAATCTAAGAGTAGTTCAAGAAATGCACTCTTGCATTATGTTCTTACTGGATACAATAATCCTACAGTACACCTTTTTATTGCgattaacaaaattaaatatgaatcATCTATAAAACAAAGAATATAATCCCAGCAAAGGATCTTCAAGGAGCCCATCGatgtaaaaacaaaaaatatagttGACAAAGTTATTAATAAAAAGTGCGAAAAGTAAGAATTAAGTATTCATCAACCAAGAATGAGACAAATTAAAAGCATCACTAATATGAGAGGGACAGGTATATGTCAAAACATTCAcagtttttttttaccaaaaaagCATGCTCATATGAAATGAAAGATACAAGAGCTCAAAAGGATAAAATGCCACTGAGTTGAAGGGAAACATCAAAAACATCAAAGAGAAACAATAGCTCCACCACTTGAACCTCATACATGAAAAAGTTCTTGTACTGTATATGCATTTAATGCTAAATGAAAAAGAGAACCCAGTACCAATAGAATTGGCCTAATATACTCAATTGGGGAAATCAAGCAATCACTAGAGTAGAATGGTGATAGACAGAAGTAAATCAGCTTTAGCAAATTTCTACAAACCATTTGTTATAAATATGTCTCAAATGAAGTAATAGCTAAAAAGCATTAGAAGACCTTTCTACATAGCATATTAACGCACAACCATGTATTTGGTGTAAATCATGCAGCCATAAACACTACCTTTAATGTGTCTAAAGTCTCGTAATCCTAGAGCATTTTGAGCCAAATTTTCCTCTCACTTGAAGTTGAGTTCCTGTCTTTATGATGTACTCGACAGTTTGTTGGGTAACTTCAGAAGTAGCTGGCATGAAAAGTGATCAGCAAGAGCACTGAGATTTTGAATACGCAATGGTCTGCACTAAAGTTATTAGGACTAGCTTAAAGGTGTTTGTTGAATGGATGTGAGTGAGAACCTTCTATCTAATAAATGAAATTATACCATCACCACCTATATATGTGACACTacaaaatgagatctctattttCTATTCTCTTAAGTTACTACTTTTGTTTTAAGCGGTTGAGCCAGGAGAATATATTTATTATAGTAATATATATAGAAAAGAGAAAGCTAAACTCAGTAAAGATATATAGAGAAAAAAAGTGTAACAAAGGCATAATTGAACATCAATTCAGTTGAACATTGATGTTTATAAGCAATTGAAACACACATCATATATAATAATTTCTCAGCGGGTAGTAGAAAGACAAAAACAAATGCTCTTGCACACAATCTGGGGAATAAAGAAGCATGCAACATACTGCTTGTGCATATAACACAAGGTAAGTGTAAATATGGATAGAATGAAAATGAGATCACAATATAATAATATACCTTGTTGATGATAAGGCCGGTCAGAGAAATATCGTGAGAGCTCCTTATTGGATCTTTTTCCAAACCATTTTCCTCAAAGTGTTCTCTGTAAACACGAAGAAATCATTATGCAAGTCTTCTAATCAATTACATAttctatatataataatgttatttgtaaaacaaaagtttattatataaataatataagaaaataaataaagcatTACGTACAATAAAAGCAACAGGGCATGGTGCTCCATCTGGTTATGAACTATATCTAATTTGCTTATTTACAAGCAGCAACACAACATTTTTTAATAGGCAACAGCAACAACAAGGCATGGTATACATGTTAAGAAAtgaaaaaaatagtttggagaTTAATACTACATTGTTTTGATAGAAGTATTGGCAAAGAAACCATGCATAAAGTTGCATCTATAAGAACAAATGAATGATTAGTCTATTGAGATACCAAAATGCATGAGGCCCTTACCTTCAGAGGTTTTGATGATGAGTGACCAGAATCCTCAGTGCCACTGCTCTCATTTTCCAAACTCGACCTCACACGGAGCTCGACTGGCTTCAAGTTTACTACCAAATTTAGCAATGAAATTAAGGGTTTAAGTTATTTCTCATACTAGCTCATCTCAAGGGTACTAGTAGTATCATATATACacgtatatatattatatatacagagagaaagagagagatttaCTTACATTGGGAAAGGGAGGGTTTTGAGAGGTGTTGTGGGATAGTTGTGAggtgagaaggagaaggagaagccaTGGTCTCTTTCTGCCTTTCTGCTTTAATGATTTACAACACATcagagaagaaaaatcataaacaacaCCCACGAATGGCAGCAGCTTGGACAATGGATGGCGGTTCACCAATAACACCAATCCCCCTACAATTAGAAAATGACAACAATTCAAAGGGTGTAGAGAATTTGATTAACTTGGAAATAGAAGCTGAAAAATGCACATTAATAGCAGATGGCATCAAAAGGTAGAAATAACTGACTAGACATTCTCAGTTTTTCCATGGGCATCGGTTATAATCCAATGTCTTCTAAGAAGTTGGACAGGGTGTTCTGAGTTATTGGTAATTCGTATTCTGTATGCAAAGAAATAGCGACCCTTTGAAGGTTGACTCCGGCCCTCAATATACACACACCTCACTTGAACCCTGATTCCTTGAAAAATCATAGGTTTCAAATTTAATATTTAGCATTGATGAAATAATCTGATCGCTTATGTTAGAAGCTTATCAAGTCTGTCTAATTATAGGAGTAATTCATTAGAAAACAATCAAACATCACTTTAACTTGCTCCAACATCCAACatacaaaatcataaatatacttATTATTATAAATCCTCCCCAGACTAAGGAGAATTGAAATGGATAATCATGAAGTTAAAATAGGAGTTAAAAGCTAGATAAACCAAATATAAGCAGCAacgttaatattatattaaaaaatgatTGAAATACTAATAAAAATCTAATGATTTGATGAAGTATAAGTTCACAATAGTACCAAGGTTGTTGCATCACTTGAGCATTTCAAAAGAGAGTGGGGCGCAATTTCTCTCAGCTCATCGCGATAGTTAGCTGCATCCTGAGAATAAGTTTGAAATGTTAGAATCAGCTATATAGTTAACTGATTTCTGAACTCAATAAAGAAACATACcaaaaagaataagaataaaGAAGGAATGAATAGTGGAGCGCCGTCAACAGTCAAGAGaggaaaacaaaataattaagaaGAGAAACCAAACAAACAATAATGAGGAAATTAACTTCATCATCATCTCACAACTGTTTTGAATCCTCACCAACAGCAAAACAACTTAGCAACAATCTCTATCCTTCTAATTCTCCTCATGCCTCTCCAAAAATTTACTTCAACACTACATAGATCAAAAAACAAAAGTAGCAAAGCCTGTTTTACTGGCAGGGAAAACACTGTCTTTAATGTGAAACCAATAGTACCAACTATTGGTTTAGTAGTATCAGTGCACACAGAAACATAAAATACCAGGTCCAAGCCTTTCATATGGGCATAAATGAAAGTTACAATGCATCCTAGCTTTTTCCCATTTCACTCTAAATTTTTCATCGTTTCTCAACTTCTGAACCAAAAGCACATGTACTACAAACAAAAAAGTTATTTTAGGGCAAAAAGCTTAAGTTTGTACATCTTTTAAACTTCTTGATTCCTCCTAATCCCAGAATCGGTTTTAAACGTTTAGATGTCACTATTAGCTCAAAATCTCCATTCTTAAGGAAAAAGGGAAAAGATACCGACACAACCAACAATAAGAAAAACGTAAATTACATTAAGAAAAACAATAGCTCTGTATAAAACTACTAATTTGGATCGACAAACTACTATTCTGTTTCAAACCCAACAAAATAATTAAGTAGAAACTAATAATTTGAATCCTAAAAGAATAAGCTTTTTCGAAGGGAGCAGGTGACTAAGCATGAATCCATCAGCATAGAAATATTTTTACCACGTATTAAGTCAAGTGCCTGTTGGGAAAGGAAATTAAGAAATTAGATATATCTCATTAgcttaaaattattttgataatatgaCCATAATTCGCATCATAATCAGAATCCAAGTAggaaacatttttttttcttcagaaatttGTCTCACTACATTCTTTGTAAAAGACATAATAGCAGCAACTATAAGCGAACTTAAACATTATGAACTACTATCGTTGGTCAAAAGTTTCACCTGAAAGTCAATGTGTAACCATCCCCCTTAAATATAGCTTTGTAAAGAAAAGAAAGCTTACATGGCTGGGTGGAATGTGTTTTCCACTTAGCAAATCAAGTAGTAGGGTTCCAAAGCTATAAAACACACTTTCTAATGTCACTCTTCCTGGCAGGGGAAAATGAATAACTAATTATTGCTCCATTTGAATAATTTTGTGCAATATGTTGAAAGATTCTGTAAGAAATTTATATATGTGGTGGGAAAGGCATCGTTCTGGTTGTCCAAATTATACAAAATCAATTATTAGCTACTTAGAAATTCGCAAAAGTAAACATAAGTTATATTATAAGAATGAAGATTGCACTCTCTGTGACTATGATTAGTACCTGTCCTCAAGTATTCCGGAGGGGTGAAAGCCAGGTTGGTACTATAGCTCTTGCCATCTCTACTATTCTTCATAAGACCAAAGCAGGAGAGTCTTGGATTACCATCCTGTCAAGTTCAGGGTTTTAGAAAATAGGAATAGCTTACCAGAGACATCCTAGCCACAAAACAATTCGGAAACAGAGAAAGCGTGAAAAGGAAGAGTACCTGATCAAACAAGACTCTATAAGCATTAAGATCATGATATAGTGCTCGCCCTTTGCTGCTGCAATATTCTAAGGCCTGTGCCAGATACAAAGCCACCCGCACTCTAATTGCCCATTTCATAGGCTGGGTATCCCCTACAATTCAAAATAGATAACCTTTAAAATCAATTATACGCCTATGATGCATAAATGAATCCtttaaataaagaagaaaaaaaagactcAAATCATTTCCCTTTTATAGATCCTAAAGCATGTATTAACATGAGATAATTCCTAAGGGGGCGGGCATAATTTGATTAGAGCAAAAAGTGCTCCAGAAATAAAGAAACTCTCTCCAATTATAAAACCAATCAATGATCTTCATTCATATATTGTTAAATTTGATATGTTTTCCCATCGACAAATACCTTGTAACCATCAAATTTGAATGCAAGATCAACTCAAAGAgggagagaaaaaagaaaaacagacAAAAGGAGGAGACACCTTACAATGAAAAAGATGCTTAGAGAGAGTCTCATTAGGCATGAACTCGGCAACAAGGAGTCTCTCATCGCCTTCACAGCAACACCCAATCAAATTTGCCAAGCGCTCACTGCGCAGCTGTCCCACCGTCTTGGCTTCCTCCTGAAAACCCAAAACAAGCACAATGGATCAACAAAACCAACCAAACAATATCATCAAAACACGCACATTCTTTCTCCATAAGAATCAGAGTAAATAGAGCACGAACCATAAATTGGTGAGCATCGGGCCAAGTCGACCTATTGAAACGCTTCATAGCAATATAAAAGTCATCGTCAACCTTGCCTTTGTAAACAACATTGGGAGCCTTTTCTCCGTGCTCCGATACATAACTCTCTCAGTCACAAAACCGGCTCCTCTTCTTCGAATAACTTCAACAAGTCGCGAATCCTCCCAGCCTCTTCATAGTCCTATAACTTCCAAAACATATAAATACATAACTCTCTGATTGGCATCCGATAAAATCCTAATAGAAAGAGTGGAGAATACCCCGAACCCTGACCTCAGATTTTGCCGCCACTTCCATTTGGTGCTTCAACAGAGCATAAGTTTGGCTCTGAGAAAGAAACGAGCTAGACTCGGTACTCGAACTCCGACTTCTTCCTCCGCCATTGGCATCCCTATCCGAAGAACTCGCCGTAATCCTACAACCCCTCCAATTCGAATCTCCACCTCCATAAACAAACCTTCTCGTCCCGAAATCAAATTCTGAGACGCCATATCTACCTCAACCCGACGGCATACACCTCGTCACCGTCACCTTACCGTTAAAATCAGCGATGAATGACGTTTGGGCTCAACTATTCGGACAGAACAAGATGAAGGGGAATGGGTTGGAAGCTCAAAGATGAAGGGTCTCAGCCTAAGGGAGAGAGGGAAGAGATTGAGAGAGATTAGGGATTCAGAGAATAGAGAACGAGAGAATAGGGAGAGAGGGAAGAGATTGAGATTAGAGATTAAGGATTCAGACTGAGAGAACGAGAGAATAGAGAAAACccttcttcattttttattttgcttttttaTTTGTGAAGTCaaatttcatttggcgcctgtTACTTTTCATTTGGCGCTGATACTGTGTCCGTGTATTTTTTTTGGCATGTATTAATAACACTTCTAAAGTTATGTAAGATTTTGCCGTAatatttggtcaaaaatgttgtagtgtattcaaattccatctgggatcttctggaagcacctaatgactttagggccattgggtgcaagtggatctacaagaagaaatgaggtgttgacaaaaatatcgaaacttataatgctcgattagtggcaaaagggttatacccaaagagaaggtgtggactatgaggaaacttttagtcaggtagccatgctcaagtccattcacataCTCCTATCCATAGAAaacgctctcgactatgagatctagaaaatgggtgtcaagacaacttttcttaatgggaagtatgacgaagtcatttatatggatcagccagaaggatttaaagtagctaaacaagaaggaaaagtttgcaagttgaataggtctatttatggacttaagcaagcttctcattcctgtaaccttaggtttgatgaaataatcaaaacctatggctttgaacaaaatattgatgagccttgtgtttaccaactgaaggcaaataaaatagtggtattcctggttctttatgtagatgatatcttactcattggaaacaatgttaagaaattattagatgtgaagaattggctgagcactcaattccagatgaaggatttgggtgaagctagttatgttctaggtgtccaaatcattagggatagaaagaacagactcttagtgCTATCTctagcagcttacatagataaagtgcttaaacatttctcaatgacaaattccatgaaaggacgtttaccgtcccgccatggaattcatctttcaaggaagcagtctccccagactccagAAAAGGAAGACGCAATGAGAAAATTTCCTCGCGcatctacgggttgaagtctgatgtatgctatgttttgTACTACACCAGATATCTAGTATAAAGTGGGAATAGTTAgcatgtatcagtcaaacccagaacCGGAACATTGgaaagcagttaagcatatcctgaagtatttaaggcagaatAGGGATTATATGTGTAATgctccaaaatccctaatgaggtttaatggctggatttgtaagcggggagggccataattgttttactatgcaattaaatgattatatgcatgtttatgtgaattgtattataatatgatgttaaattcatgcatgtcggtcaacatttgattataaggatattttggtaatttggcccgttgagggcgtaattgtatatttgtatgcatgtcggtgatcttttgttgaggccacattataatgtcgatatgttcgagccattcgacatgagatgaaCTTTGAGTGAAAATTAGCGATTTAGTCGTAataggtttaagtttggggctcgagGCGAGTCTCGAggggattttaatgattagagcattgccgagatttaaagggtaacgtgatatgaattattggtatttgagaatatcgagaatagcaggaattggagggtgttaattatgattaacgaaataggtggaaaaggtCAATTTTACCCTTAGGAGTCTTTAGAaagccttaagtgacctaggggaaAAAGGGTATTTTCACTATGAGATATGTttaaagccattgaaggctgtagaaggaaaGGGAAAAAACAGAGTATCAAAGTTAGCTGTcatgcaccatttctcttcattttctctttggatttttcaGCATAACTTGAGGAACTAAGAttgggaaataagtcttgagggcttgggagtgtattccaccattgaagagcatcataatctgagcttgaggtaagattctagccattaaatctctggtttgctctatttttatcttggttttcagttgagatttctaggttggtt
The Humulus lupulus chromosome 6, drHumLupu1.1, whole genome shotgun sequence DNA segment above includes these coding regions:
- the LOC133785256 gene encoding serine/threonine-protein kinase BSK5-like, whose translation is MASQNLISGREGLFMEVEIRIGGVVGLRRVLRIGMPMAEEEVGVRSYVSEHGEKAPNVVYKGKVDDDFYIAMKRFNRSTWPDAHQFMEEAKTVGQLRSERLANLIGCCCEGDERLLVAEFMPNETLSKHLFHWDTQPMKWAIRVRVALYLAQALEYCSSKGRALYHDLNAYRVLFDQDGNPRLSCFGLMKNSRDGKSYSTNLAFTPPEYLRTGRVTLESVFYSFGTLLLDLLSGKHIPPSHALDLIRGKNISMLMDSCLDAANYRDELREIAPHSLLKCSSDATTLLLFPKRQKETMASPSPSHLTTIPQHLSKPSLSQLNLKPVELRVRSSLENESSGTEDSGHSSSKPLKYKNFFMYEVQVVELLFLFDVFDVSLQLSGILSF